The sequence tcctaaagcatgggtacagtaacgaatcataaaatgtactacagtaaaggtacagcaataataaaatatagaagatTAACAAAAATTAAGAAATGCAAGTTTTGATAAGatgaaggttgtagtagttaactagtgtcttatactacttactacaacaacattgcaaattaaaagtcccacagCATGAGTACAAAAGATAatcaaaaaattttaaatgaacagaaatcgagaaaagtaaacataaacatgatgctcacgaactaaaccaggaaatctgagctgctgtaaataacctgctgtgtttactggtgtttctgtttacgTGTAGAAAAATGTCCAAAAATTCAGTAACTCAGGAcgagttcagctgttcagtctgtcttgaaacactgaaggatccagtaactacatcatgtggacacagtttctgtatggtgtgtattaataactgctgggatctggaggatgataagggaacatacagctgtccacagtgtagacaaaccttcactccaagacctgtTTTGAGAAGAAGCACAATTCTGGCTGGAGTTGTGGAGAAACTAAGGAAAACAGAACTTCAAGCTCCACATCCTGGTCACTGTTTTGCTGGATCTgaagatgtggagtgtgattCCTGCACTGGGAAAAAATCCAAAGCTGttaaatcctgtctggtgtgtttggcctctttgtgtgaaactcaccttcagcctcaCTATGAATCTTCTGCTTATAAGAATCACAAGCTGGTTAAAGCCTCCAGACGACtccaggatcagatctgctctcagcataataaactgctggaggtttactgtcgtactgatcagcagtgtatctgccTGATGTGTACCATGGAtgatcataaaggacatgatacaatatcagctgcagcagaaagaactgagaaacaggtaaaaatattacacagctctctttaacaagtaacaactcattATCATTTACACTGacgttgtttatgtggtgctcgtacacaatacaagtaaattctgaattgttattctgtgtagaagcagctgctggagatccagagaaaattccaggagaaaatccagaacagagagaaggaactttgtgagctgataaatgctatggagtctcacaaggtaagttttatcaacaaaaagctctcaggatcagtccgactcgcctccattaaaccaatctccattaaaaatgagatattttatatctcaggtaactttgtaaacataaacaaacatttttgttcatttttgttCAAAAAATCTTCACATTCTGCCTGGTTAGTTGGTGATTAATGCTGTACAACAATTTTAAGGTTGTGCTAATAATGATAAGGGTGATAAGATCAGATTAGGGCTTTGACTGAGCCACCCAAGAATATTATTGATTGTTGTTATTGACTTATTGATAGTTGTTATTGATTATTGACTTGAGAAGATCACTAAATTGAATCCCAGTCCTGTCCCGGCTGGTGTTTCCTGATACTCAAAAGTATTTCTGTAACAATATGCTACCACCAGCACATTTCACAGTATATATGGTGTTTTTGCGTattattagatttaatccacacatataattttgaattaaggacatacaggagcaggtgtgttctgtgaggaaatataacatgctgataaatgcagtaaaaactaaaGTGATGATGAACACTGAAGAAGTGCTGGAGTTTAAGGTGGAAGGTAGAAGACTGGAACTCTTTCTTATATTTGGGAAGTAGAGTATCAAGTACTGCATCATGTggacatgatgatgatggtaacatTTTCAAGGGTATGAAAAGTCAAGCCattagcaccatcaccaagctatgagatgaaagtcttagtctggccagtagctacatatgaatgtgaaggatggacaaatatctgagtgagaaacgtttcctctttctgaatcttctaacagtgttctgcacagacagcagtgaaaaacattgagaggatctgtactgaactaatcaactcaattaacagaagatgctctgagctaaaagatctgatcagagatcgagagacagcagaagtaaGTCGAGCTGAAAAAGTCCTGAAGCAGGTGGAGGAGCAGATtgtagagctgaagaggaaagatgctgaactggaacagctttcacacacagaggatcccgtccatttcctccaggtaacatttacattttcagcagacacttttatccaaagcgacttacacaatgacctgaacacaatgagcaattgagggttaagggccttgctcagggacccaacagtggcaacttggtggtggccgcggggcttgaaccagtaaccttctgcttactagcccagtactggCCTCAGTGATTTTTAACAGAATTATTTTTAACAgaactaaaaataattatattattgctgcaccagtccaagtaataaattacagcggtaccttgtaacttgacgtccccttaactaaaaatctttaaaacctgATGCCTTTTGTTGAAAGatttgttcccttaaacttgATTATTGTTAGCATTCATTCAAACATGTTGGGGAGAGCCGGAAATGCAACAAAAACCACATCACAAGCAAAGCATCCTCTCCTGTCTTCCCTGAGGTCTCCTTTTTATAGGCATCTTCACATGGTGGTAACTTTTGCGCATGTTCATGCATCTTCCACAAATCTGTAAAATAGGGAAACCCCAcctacacaaaacacattatgaCCCATAAAGTCGTAACACTTGGGGTTCTgaaaaattgtgagaatcagaatcagcttttctaagAGATCATGAAATACTGTTAATGTTATTAGGAGAAACATCACTCTGTGCTTCATGTCTGTTGTCCATCATTTGTGAttcatcatcatcttgttgtttctctgtgaacattatttatctggatgtagaattttcactctctctcggctcctgctggatctgcagaatcagccaccatcacaatcagtcctttcctctcatttgatgatgttacaaagtctgtatctcagctgagagagaaagtagaagaattctggaaagatcagtgtgagaagataccagatgaaggtgagtttaagccctcagtgttccattgtctccaaaatgcttcagtactcaaacatcaaacaaaacaatcaaatccaccaacatgaacatttaacaacatcattcatttactcatcaacccagtactggtcatggtgaatgaaatacactcacacttgGTCAATTACCCAGACTTAATGTCAATTTAgacaaacactgggagaacaagCCAAACTTTTTACTGGCTTTACCTGCAACAGTTTCTGgtgtaaatatgtattaactgtgattagtgattgtactgttactctttctgcagtgaagaaagtccggattacttcacctattagagaagattttctacaatgtaagttcttcacgagcacacaaacatacacagtgcagtgaaaaagtattttcaccccccagttatctgttattttacatatttgttaCACGTTACTAGTTAAGATGCTACAGCAGCTCAGTTTGGTTCAAGTCCAGATTTGATTAAGTCCAAAACCTAAACTTTATTTCCtcagatttattttaacaaagatCTGCTCTTGTTATTGgtgtttaatctttaaatcATGGACTGATGACCAGATGTTCTTCTTTAGCCCTAaaacaccatcacactaccaccaccatgactgactgttagtaagatgtttttattgtaaaatgctgttttaactTCATTGCAAGTATAAGAATtctgactcatcagttcacagaacATCATCACCAAAATGCTTGAGGGTCATTAAGGATCTTATATTGGTAAATGAGAGGCGAGGCTTTATGTTCCTCTTAGTTAACAGTGATTTTACTACTTGACTCTCCCATGGACTTAATTTGTGCTCAGTTTCCTTCTAATACTGGAATCATTAAATCAGATCTAAATTGAGGACAGCAGGTCCTGCGGTTTCCTAAatgtttgtctgggttcttGTATATTTTCCTTGATGAGACGTTGATGAGCTCTTGAAGCAATCTTAACTGTTCCAGATGTCATTTGGAGATcatggctcttactgtggttcgcTGAAGTACTAAAACCTTAGAATGGGCTTTGTAACTTTTTCCAGACTGATATattgcaattacttttttatctgtttttgaATTTGTTTGGACAGTGGTGACATCGTTCTGACAGTGATCATGCCTCAGATTAGGGACATTTTGAGTCCCTGCCAAAGACCACGGTTCCATGTACTCTTCTTCAATAGTTATTTAAAATCACCAAGAACTTCAGAGGCCATGaagttaaaacaagtaaaacaatcatttaaactgctgtctgtatatttatgaTCCAGGAGATTTTATGAGtctcaatcattcagtcacagaaaccactgaaatacacacacacacacacacacacactaacataaaccaacacacattcacacagttACAgagacacacccactcacatacATGCTTATACACATTTACACGTGTGCGCGCACactgaaacactgaaacacacaattcaaaaagctttattagcattactgtgtgtgtgtttgttgttggattgtgtgttgctggtgtgtgtctgtgtactgtttgtgaatgtgttgtgtttgtgtaatgtatgtgtgtgtttgtgtagtgtttgtgtgtttgtgtagcatttatgtgtgtttgagtattatctgtgtgtatgtgtagtgtctgtgtgtatatgtgcagtgtttgtgtaatgtatgtgtgtgtttgtgtagcatttgtgtgtgtttgagtattatctgtgtgtatgtgtagtgtgtgtaatgtatgtgtttgtgtatttttgtgtagttgttcatgtgtttgtgtagcatttgtttttgtgtttgtgtaattgtgcAGTGTCTGTATGCATGTTTAGTGACTgcatgtatgtgtagtgtttatgAGTTTGTGTTGCATTTGTGTGcttgagtagtatttgtatgtgtagtgtctgtgtatttgtgttcgtgttgtgtttgtgtagcgtttgtattgtgtgattgtgcattgtttgtgtgattgtgtagagtttgtgtgattgtccagtgtttgtgtgtatgtgtagagtttgtgtgattgtgcagtgtttgtgtgtatgtgtagagtttgtgtgtatgtgtagagaTTGTGTGAttgtacagtgtttgtgtgtatgtgtagagtttgtgtgattgtgtagagaTTGTGTGAttgtacagtgtttgtgtgtatgtgtagagtttgtgtgattgtgcagtgtttgtgtgattgtgtagtgtttgtgtaatgtatgtgtgagtttgtgtatatgtgtggggtttgtgtaattgtgtagtgtttgtctaatgtgtgtgattgtgcagtgtttgtgtgtatgtgtagagtttgtgtgattgtacagtgtttgtgtgtatgtgtagagtttgtgtgattgtacagtgtttgtgtgtgtgtgtttgtttagtcacactctctctctcacacacactgtacacacacactgtacacacacacacacacacacactgtacacacacacacacacactgtacacacacagtgtacacacacacacacacacacacactgtacacacacacacacacacactgtacacacacagtgtacacacacacacacacacacacactgtacacacacacactgtacacacacacatacactgtacacacacatagtgtacacacacacacacacacacacacactctctctctctcttctatgttaattggtttat comes from Trichomycterus rosablanca isolate fTriRos1 unplaced genomic scaffold, fTriRos1.hap1 scaffold_145, whole genome shotgun sequence and encodes:
- the LOC134305714 gene encoding tripartite motif-containing protein 16-like gives rise to the protein MSKNSVTQDEFSCSVCLETLKDPVTTSCGHSFCMVCINNCWDLEDDKGTYSCPQCRQTFTPRPVLRRSTILAGVVEKLRKTELQAPHPGHCFAGSEDVECDSCTGKKSKAVKSCLVCLASLCETHLQPHYESSAYKNHKLVKASRRLQDQICSQHNKLLEVYCRTDQQCICLMCTMDDHKGHDTISAAAERTEKQKQLLEIQRKFQEKIQNREKELCELINAMESHKCSAQTAVKNIERICTELINSINRRCSELKDLIRDRETAEVSRAEKVLKQVEEQIVELKRKDAELEQLSHTEDPVHFLQNFHSLSAPAGSAESATITISPFLSFDDVTKSVSQLREKVEEFWKDQCEKIPDEVKKVRITSPIREDFLQYVCRFTLDPNTVNKNLRLSEENKVVTCSRTLQSYPDHPDRFDCWPQVLCKESVSGRCYWEVEWSGNYGVYIAVSYKSISRKGDGGECLFGCNDQSWRLECSPFGFLFRPNNKETKIPIMPSSSRIGVYVDYEAGTLSFYSVSDTMKLLHRVQTTFTQLLYPGFFLYPGSEVKLSDLTN